A genomic region of Oligoflexia bacterium contains the following coding sequences:
- a CDS encoding HNH endonuclease signature motif containing protein: MFQESEIRNLKKMTNHDLLLEAKSSVKGETKKTLWVLHVLREIDRRRAYCEGAYPSLFEFCVSELNYSRGAAYRRINAMRLLRDLPELEAKFEEGVFELTTLANAQSYFQAVANINTQHSNTLEQSATYKIQRFDLNMKREVLKTLESKSTQEGQEYLASISPQVLSKKSKKKGQVDIENHLPLEVREKLKKFKGLIAYKNNNLKNIDVLEEALDLAIKQMEKQGKQKQRNPQQLRQNPSSPLADSTQNIKPTTTSKVSRTLRRVIWQRDQNQCTFIDPLTKNRCPSQHRLEIDHITPKALGGDNAFENLRLLCRSHNTFHAIQVFGQNRMDHFLGHS; encoded by the coding sequence ATGTTCCAAGAATCTGAAATTAGAAATCTTAAGAAAATGACAAATCACGATTTACTCCTTGAGGCAAAATCTTCTGTGAAAGGAGAAACCAAGAAAACTCTGTGGGTGCTTCATGTTTTGCGTGAAATTGATAGGCGTAGGGCTTATTGCGAAGGTGCCTATCCGAGTTTATTTGAATTTTGCGTAAGTGAATTAAATTACTCCAGAGGTGCTGCATACCGAAGAATTAATGCTATGAGATTATTGCGAGATCTACCAGAGCTCGAGGCAAAGTTTGAAGAAGGGGTTTTTGAACTCACCACACTAGCAAATGCACAAAGTTACTTTCAAGCAGTGGCTAATATTAATACGCAACATTCTAACACACTCGAGCAAAGTGCGACCTATAAAATTCAACGTTTTGATTTGAATATGAAAAGAGAAGTTTTGAAAACACTAGAATCAAAATCAACACAGGAGGGTCAAGAGTATCTCGCAAGTATTTCTCCTCAAGTATTATCGAAAAAAAGTAAAAAGAAGGGGCAAGTTGATATTGAAAACCATTTACCTTTGGAGGTCAGGGAAAAACTCAAGAAATTCAAAGGCCTTATAGCTTATAAAAATAATAATCTCAAAAACATCGACGTCCTTGAAGAAGCTCTGGATTTGGCCATCAAGCAAATGGAAAAACAAGGTAAACAAAAGCAAAGAAATCCGCAGCAATTAAGGCAAAATCCAAGCAGTCCGCTAGCGGACTCCACTCAAAACATTAAACCCACCACTACTTCTAAGGTTTCTAGAACCTTGAGAAGAGTGATTTGGCAAAGAGATCAAAATCAGTGCACATTTATTGATCCACTCACAAAAAATCGATGTCCTTCGCAGCACAGGCTTGAAATTGATCACATCACACCTAAAGCATTGGGCGGCGACAATGCTTTTGAAAATCTCAGACTTCTTTGTCGCAGCCACAACACTTTTCATGCAATTCAAGTTTTTGGACAAAACCGTATGGATCATTTTCTTGGTCATTCATAG
- a CDS encoding biosynthetic peptidoglycan transglycosylase: MNLTKNAVIRSFAAIGVAAVCIGGLMIITLAAVFLSLPDASGLKKCMTTEMNKVQLCESGPKYVKLSEISPNIIGAIIMSEDAAFYSHEGVDYDEMKESVIKDINEGRFARGASTITQQLAKNVFTNGEKSLLRKAKEIYLAFQIEKIFTKPKILEIYLNVVEFGPEIYGIKEGAQYYFKVPPSQVRPEQAAFLAFLLPNPKKYSQSFRKNELTPFARKTIKTILRKMLHGHKISEEEYNVALARVPYFPWQGGEAPVLADGAASPAGSEVSEEGSQEGDDFKFDFEGEEEL; this comes from the coding sequence ATGAATTTAACTAAGAATGCTGTGATTAGATCATTTGCCGCCATTGGAGTCGCCGCCGTTTGTATTGGCGGTCTAATGATCATTACCCTTGCTGCTGTTTTTTTATCGCTGCCCGATGCGAGCGGTTTGAAAAAATGCATGACAACCGAAATGAATAAGGTTCAGCTTTGTGAGTCAGGCCCTAAATATGTAAAATTGAGTGAAATTAGCCCAAATATTATCGGGGCTATTATTATGTCAGAAGACGCAGCGTTTTATTCACACGAAGGCGTTGATTACGACGAAATGAAGGAAAGTGTAATTAAAGATATAAATGAGGGGCGTTTTGCTCGCGGGGCTTCAACCATTACACAACAGTTAGCAAAAAATGTTTTCACAAATGGTGAAAAAAGTTTGCTGAGAAAAGCCAAAGAAATTTATCTCGCATTTCAAATCGAAAAAATATTTACCAAACCTAAAATCTTAGAAATATATTTAAATGTGGTGGAATTTGGCCCTGAAATTTATGGAATAAAAGAAGGGGCACAATATTATTTTAAAGTACCACCTTCACAAGTGAGACCAGAACAAGCTGCTTTTTTAGCTTTTTTACTACCGAATCCTAAAAAATACTCACAGAGTTTTCGTAAAAACGAACTCACTCCTTTTGCACGAAAAACCATCAAGACTATTTTACGCAAAATGCTCCATGGCCATAAAATTTCTGAAGAAGAGTACAATGTTGCCCTAGCGCGCGTCCCGTACTTTCCGTGGCAAGGTGGAGAAGCGCCAGTACTTGCAGATGGCGCCGCTTCGCCAGCTGGGTCAGAGGTTTCAGAGGAAGGCAGCCAAGAGGGTGATGATTTTAAGTTTGATTTTGAGGGCGAAGAAGAGCTGTAG
- a CDS encoding BMP family ABC transporter substrate-binding protein, with amino-acid sequence MAQIFKCVLSIILCVAVTPACTKKKEESVSKSGIKIGLVLDKGGKDDKSFNAAAYKGATQAVKDFGIEVKTIESPDDTAYEPAIRTLAERGYNLIITVGFSQADALKKISPLFPKTHFAIVDSVVDVPNVASLVFAEHEGSFLVGYIAGLHTKSNVVGFVGGMDVDLIKRFELGFREGVIYANPKAKILANYVGVTSDAWMNPTKGKELALSQIGQKADVIFTAAGATNTGVFDAIEEKNKLAIGVDSNQNWVKPGKILTSMLKRVDVAVYNIIMAEKEGRFMWGNKYFGLADKGVDYALDQYNESLIPVEMRTKIEKVRGDILSGKITVADYYITRKLCPSSPFKCDKSPRRTEHSGRTTQ; translated from the coding sequence ATGGCTCAAATATTTAAGTGTGTTTTAAGTATAATATTATGTGTGGCCGTTACGCCAGCATGCACCAAGAAAAAAGAAGAAAGCGTTTCAAAAAGCGGAATCAAAATCGGACTAGTTTTAGACAAAGGTGGAAAAGACGATAAGAGTTTTAACGCTGCTGCTTATAAAGGAGCAACGCAAGCGGTAAAAGATTTCGGAATCGAAGTAAAGACCATCGAAAGTCCTGATGACACAGCCTATGAGCCAGCCATTCGTACACTTGCAGAACGTGGATATAATTTGATTATAACTGTTGGCTTCTCGCAGGCCGATGCACTCAAAAAAATCTCACCACTATTTCCTAAAACACATTTTGCAATTGTTGATTCAGTAGTTGATGTTCCAAACGTTGCAAGCCTTGTATTTGCAGAACACGAAGGCAGTTTTTTAGTGGGTTACATAGCTGGGCTACATACAAAATCAAACGTTGTTGGTTTTGTTGGCGGAATGGACGTAGATCTTATCAAGCGTTTTGAATTGGGTTTTCGTGAAGGTGTTATTTACGCTAATCCAAAAGCAAAAATTCTCGCCAATTATGTGGGTGTAACAAGTGATGCTTGGATGAATCCGACTAAGGGTAAAGAGCTGGCACTTTCACAAATCGGTCAAAAAGCTGATGTCATCTTCACCGCTGCAGGAGCCACCAATACAGGAGTGTTTGACGCCATTGAAGAAAAAAACAAACTCGCTATTGGTGTCGATAGCAATCAGAATTGGGTCAAGCCAGGTAAAATTCTTACAAGTATGCTCAAACGTGTCGATGTGGCCGTTTACAATATTATTATGGCAGAAAAAGAAGGTCGTTTTATGTGGGGAAACAAATATTTTGGTTTGGCTGATAAGGGAGTTGACTATGCCCTGGATCAGTATAATGAAAGTCTTATTCCCGTGGAGATGCGCACCAAGATTGAGAAGGTTAGAGGTGACATCTTAAGCGGTAAAATCACAGTGGCTGATTATTATATTACGAGGAAGCTATGCCCGAGTTCGCCCTTCAAATGCGACAAATCTCCAAGACGTACGGAGCACTCCGGGCGAACGACTCAATAA
- a CDS encoding ABC transporter ATP-binding protein, translating into MRQISKTYGALRANDSINFSVRPGTIHAIAGENGAGKSTLMKILFGLIEPDDSSSEIFINDKKMKFFSPLDAIAADIGMVQQHFALAGPLSALDNIILGDEPTNGGFIDRAQAQLILEALAGEQLSVPWHKPAEDLSVGLQQRLEILKLLFRKASILILDEPTAVLTPQEVETFFSLLRRLKSEGKTIIIITHKLHEILTLCDDVTVLRHGRVTGSFSVKGLTKEKLIQAMIGREISLLQKKRTQLGAHLVEIKGISLHEKTVGSLNDLSLTLSHGEIVGIAGVEGNGQQALVASLLGLGSYEGTIFYKQKPLPKVTAEIRNKLNFGLISEDRQTQSLWLDASVSDNCSIGFTNKFSRYGLLNGKGMKTHAEEALSHYEVKMSGVGQKVKSLSGGNQQKIVVAREVNARKPEFLIASQPTRGVDVGAIEFIHQQLLKLQESGAAILLISSELEELCALSDRIVVFFEGRNVAEFSGPKYDLQKIGMAMTGGVNHA; encoded by the coding sequence ATGCGACAAATCTCCAAGACGTACGGAGCACTCCGGGCGAACGACTCAATAAATTTTAGCGTTAGACCCGGTACTATTCATGCTATCGCCGGAGAAAACGGTGCTGGCAAATCTACTTTAATGAAAATTCTTTTCGGGCTCATTGAGCCTGATGATTCTTCTTCTGAAATATTCATCAACGATAAAAAAATGAAGTTTTTTTCACCCCTTGATGCGATTGCCGCTGATATCGGAATGGTTCAGCAGCATTTTGCTTTGGCTGGCCCACTTTCAGCTCTCGATAATATCATATTGGGTGATGAGCCTACAAATGGTGGGTTCATAGACCGCGCACAAGCACAGCTTATTCTTGAAGCCCTTGCGGGTGAGCAGCTCTCAGTACCTTGGCATAAACCTGCAGAGGATTTATCAGTTGGCTTGCAACAGCGTCTTGAAATTTTAAAACTTCTATTTAGAAAAGCTTCGATTTTAATTCTTGATGAACCCACCGCTGTTTTAACTCCACAAGAAGTTGAAACATTTTTCTCACTTTTACGACGTCTTAAGAGTGAGGGAAAAACGATTATTATCATAACCCACAAACTTCATGAAATTCTCACGCTTTGTGATGATGTGACGGTGCTGAGGCATGGGCGAGTCACCGGAAGTTTTTCAGTTAAAGGTTTAACAAAAGAAAAACTCATTCAAGCAATGATTGGTCGAGAGATTTCTTTGCTGCAAAAAAAACGAACTCAACTGGGTGCACACTTAGTTGAAATTAAAGGTATCTCGCTTCATGAAAAAACAGTGGGCTCACTTAATGATCTTAGTCTCACGTTAAGTCATGGCGAAATTGTAGGTATCGCGGGTGTAGAGGGCAATGGCCAACAAGCTTTGGTGGCGAGTCTTTTGGGTTTGGGATCTTATGAGGGAACAATATTTTACAAACAAAAACCTTTGCCAAAAGTCACCGCAGAGATTCGAAACAAACTTAATTTTGGTTTAATCTCAGAAGATCGGCAAACCCAATCACTGTGGCTCGATGCCTCAGTTTCAGATAATTGTTCTATTGGTTTTACTAATAAATTTTCACGATATGGTTTATTAAATGGCAAAGGCATGAAAACCCACGCTGAAGAAGCCCTCTCTCATTACGAAGTGAAAATGAGTGGTGTTGGTCAAAAAGTAAAATCACTTAGTGGTGGTAATCAACAAAAAATCGTTGTCGCCAGAGAAGTAAATGCTCGAAAACCAGAATTCCTCATTGCCAGTCAACCCACAAGAGGTGTTGATGTTGGGGCGATTGAATTTATTCATCAGCAACTTTTAAAACTTCAAGAATCAGGCGCAGCGATATTACTTATCTCATCAGAGCTAGAAGAGCTTTGTGCATTGAGTGATCGCATTGTTGTATTTTTTGAAGGCCGTAACGTCGCAGAATTTTCTGGCCCAAAATATGATCTTCAAAAAATCGGAATGGCAATGACAGGTGGTGTGAATCATGCGTAA
- a CDS encoding ABC transporter permease, translated as MRKALPLGFTNFLLTLFSITLGLICCLAIVALIGENPLRVLEILFTGAFGSVTNIGYTLFYATPLIFTGLSVAVAFHCGLFNIGAEGQLYIGALLLTTVGILVPDYPVISPFLGICVAFLGGALWGGLAGWLKAYRGSHEVIVTIMLNFISYSICGFAIMNLFKNTETQNPESKEVGVNYLIGGLGDISQVSPVNSAFFLALLVAFAVWIILFKTKWGFELRLSGSAPETAMRAGINVKRRVLEAMFISGGLAGLVAVNEILGFAHKFKDQFSIGYGFTGIAVALLGRNRPLGIVAAALLFGAIQKGSLELEIDTEKITRDLSGVMLAFIILFVASESFWRSKIKFLRKREQI; from the coding sequence ATGCGTAAAGCATTACCACTTGGTTTTACAAATTTCTTATTAACACTATTTAGTATCACCCTCGGGCTCATATGTTGTTTAGCCATTGTAGCACTTATAGGTGAAAACCCTCTACGCGTTCTAGAAATCTTATTCACGGGAGCTTTTGGAAGTGTAACAAACATTGGCTACACACTTTTTTATGCAACACCTCTCATTTTTACGGGGCTATCTGTCGCTGTGGCCTTTCACTGCGGTCTTTTTAATATCGGTGCTGAAGGCCAACTCTATATTGGAGCTTTATTACTAACGACTGTTGGAATTTTGGTTCCTGACTATCCTGTGATTTCGCCTTTTCTTGGAATCTGCGTTGCCTTTTTAGGTGGAGCGCTTTGGGGTGGCCTTGCTGGTTGGCTTAAAGCATATCGTGGAAGTCATGAAGTAATTGTGACCATCATGCTCAACTTTATCTCCTATTCGATTTGTGGTTTTGCCATCATGAATTTATTTAAAAATACTGAAACTCAAAATCCTGAAAGTAAAGAAGTCGGAGTAAATTACCTTATTGGTGGGTTAGGCGATATTTCTCAAGTATCCCCGGTTAATTCAGCTTTTTTTCTAGCCTTACTAGTAGCTTTTGCGGTTTGGATTATTCTTTTTAAAACAAAGTGGGGTTTTGAATTGCGACTTTCTGGTTCTGCCCCTGAAACCGCAATGCGTGCAGGTATTAATGTGAAGCGCAGAGTATTAGAGGCCATGTTTATCAGTGGAGGCCTTGCCGGTCTTGTGGCTGTAAATGAAATCTTAGGTTTTGCACATAAATTTAAAGATCAATTCTCAATTGGTTATGGTTTTACGGGTATTGCTGTTGCACTTCTTGGTCGTAATCGTCCGTTGGGAATCGTAGCTGCAGCGCTATTATTCGGCGCAATTCAAAAAGGATCATTAGAGCTTGAAATCGACACAGAAAAAATCACTCGTGATCTTTCAGGAGTAATGCTCGCCTTTATTATTTTATTTGTGGCAAGTGAGAGTTTTTGGCGCTCAAAAATTAAGTTTCTCCGAAAGCGAGAGCAAATATGA
- a CDS encoding ABC transporter permease, whose protein sequence is MIWFQEWILSGLRLSLPLIFAAYGGMLSERAGVSNIALEGYLLASAFAAAATMAVTHSLPLSFAMGVFGALMVGLVFCFFTIKARADQIITGMAVNLFVAGLLPVLSKAFFEVSGQTPSLPVNERIISVWPFAIAAIIVVICVAFYFSKTVLGLRVWAAGENPQALRTQGVSVDFTRFKSIMLGAAIASIGGIYLSIGAGSGYTRNMSAGRGYIALAALIFGRWKPWPTFLGCLLFGIADALQIQLQSVPLLPNDQPLPTQFVQALPYVVTLLFLAGFMGRARPPGAINQPTL, encoded by the coding sequence ATGATTTGGTTTCAAGAGTGGATCCTCTCAGGCTTAAGACTTTCTCTGCCATTAATTTTTGCAGCTTATGGCGGAATGCTCAGCGAACGTGCTGGGGTTTCAAACATTGCACTTGAGGGCTACTTACTAGCAAGTGCATTTGCAGCCGCAGCAACAATGGCTGTGACACACTCACTTCCGCTAAGTTTTGCGATGGGTGTATTTGGTGCGCTTATGGTGGGGCTTGTATTTTGCTTTTTCACAATTAAAGCACGTGCTGATCAAATAATAACGGGCATGGCTGTAAATCTCTTTGTGGCGGGGCTACTCCCGGTTCTTTCCAAAGCATTTTTTGAAGTTTCAGGGCAAACACCCTCATTACCTGTAAATGAACGCATTATTAGTGTTTGGCCATTTGCTATTGCCGCAATAATAGTTGTGATTTGTGTGGCATTTTATTTTTCAAAAACAGTTTTAGGTTTACGTGTATGGGCTGCTGGAGAAAACCCGCAAGCGCTTCGTACTCAAGGTGTAAGTGTGGACTTCACTCGCTTTAAATCAATCATGCTTGGTGCCGCAATCGCATCAATCGGCGGGATTTATTTATCAATTGGTGCGGGCAGTGGTTACACGCGAAATATGAGCGCCGGACGAGGATACATTGCCCTTGCGGCACTAATTTTTGGAAGATGGAAGCCATGGCCAACTTTTTTGGGCTGTCTACTTTTTGGTATCGCTGATGCTTTGCAAATTCAACTTCAAAGTGTGCCACTCTTACCAAATGATCAGCCGCTACCTACACAATTTGTGCAGGCCTTACCCTATGTAGTCACACTTTTATTTTTGGCAGGTTTTATGGGACGCGCTCGGCCCCCTGGGGCGATAAATCAGCCAACTCTTTAA
- a CDS encoding transcriptional repressor, whose protein sequence is MKNTKQRALTPHRQTVFDVVKASKDHPSAKMVFQKAIMKSPDLSFATVYNALNFLTTKGLLREISFGNDSTRYDAILEKHDHLICRQCENVSDFFEMEDLKPGLHFTHPKDFKIEKVNVQIIGVCSKCQWSPTEAIV, encoded by the coding sequence ATGAAAAATACTAAACAAAGAGCCCTCACTCCTCATAGGCAAACAGTTTTTGACGTTGTGAAGGCCAGTAAAGATCATCCATCAGCTAAAATGGTTTTTCAAAAAGCCATTATGAAAAGCCCGGACCTTAGTTTTGCGACAGTCTATAATGCTCTTAATTTTTTAACGACCAAGGGTTTGCTACGTGAAATCAGTTTTGGAAATGATTCTACTCGCTATGACGCCATCTTAGAAAAACATGATCATCTGATTTGTCGTCAATGCGAAAATGTCTCAGATTTTTTTGAAATGGAAGATCTTAAACCCGGGCTTCATTTCACTCATCCAAAGGATTTTAAAATTGAAAAAGTAAATGTTCAAATTATTGGGGTCTGCAGTAAGTGTCAGTGGTCCCCAACTGAAGCGATAGTTTAA
- a CDS encoding rubrerythrin family protein: protein MKKGFKNSKTYQNLEAAFAGESMANRKYLYFAKIARELGDEEVAKVFEETAAQETMHAFSHLSLVYPKAQMTVEKILQMAIEGERYEHTTMYPGFEKEALSEAESDAAKEFAEQAKESKDHEQNFIQTLELARKKFAALTKIEKVHADRYQSYLDKRKSRSS from the coding sequence ATGAAAAAAGGATTTAAAAACTCAAAAACATATCAAAATCTAGAGGCTGCTTTTGCCGGTGAATCAATGGCAAACAGAAAATATCTATACTTCGCAAAAATTGCTCGTGAATTGGGTGATGAAGAAGTAGCTAAGGTGTTTGAAGAAACTGCCGCACAAGAAACCATGCATGCGTTTTCACATTTGTCTTTGGTTTATCCCAAAGCTCAGATGACGGTAGAGAAGATTTTGCAAATGGCAATTGAAGGAGAACGCTACGAGCACACAACGATGTATCCGGGTTTTGAAAAAGAGGCCTTGAGCGAAGCTGAAAGTGATGCGGCAAAAGAATTTGCTGAACAAGCAAAAGAGTCAAAAGATCATGAGCAAAATTTTATTCAAACCTTAGAATTAGCGCGAAAAAAGTTTGCAGCGCTAACAAAAATTGAAAAAGTGCACGCCGATCGTTATCAAAGTTATCTTGATAAAAGAAAATCGAGGTCATCATGA
- a CDS encoding rubredoxin, giving the protein MKGSRKFQCVVCGFIYDEQKGDPDTGLKPGTLFEDIPADWSCPDCGAKKEDFEEIK; this is encoded by the coding sequence ATGAAAGGTAGCAGAAAGTTTCAATGCGTAGTCTGTGGTTTTATTTATGATGAGCAAAAAGGTGACCCAGATACTGGTTTAAAACCCGGTACTTTGTTTGAAGATATACCGGCTGATTGGTCTTGTCCTGATTGCGGTGCTAAAAAAGAAGATTTTGAAGAGATAAAGTAA
- a CDS encoding cyclic nucleotide-binding domain-containing protein, whose product MAYSEILKNIYLFKEFTHEELEPIQKLCRVGKANNGDTIFFQGDEAKSLFIVQFGSVHVQQKAKNDDNIEVTMLGTGSHFGEMPFLDGERRSATVLAAEKSEIIEIDYENLKKYLSTNSTVSSKFYKNIAGFLCGRLRMTTTDLSFAREKNLHHF is encoded by the coding sequence ATGGCCTACAGTGAGATTTTAAAAAACATTTATTTATTTAAAGAATTCACCCATGAAGAGTTAGAGCCGATCCAAAAACTCTGTCGAGTTGGAAAAGCAAACAATGGTGATACCATTTTCTTTCAGGGTGATGAGGCTAAGTCTCTTTTTATTGTTCAATTTGGTTCTGTGCACGTTCAGCAAAAAGCAAAAAATGATGATAATATCGAAGTCACAATGCTCGGCACTGGCAGCCATTTTGGTGAGATGCCTTTTCTTGATGGCGAGCGCCGTTCAGCAACCGTACTTGCTGCAGAAAAAAGTGAGATAATTGAAATTGATTATGAAAATTTAAAAAAATATCTGAGTACAAACTCTACGGTGTCATCAAAGTTTTATAAAAACATTGCTGGTTTTTTATGTGGCAGGCTTCGGATGACAACTACCGACCTTAGTTTTGCGCGAGAAAAAAATCTGCATCACTTTTAA
- a CDS encoding Fur family transcriptional regulator has protein sequence MKDPLEELGSHLKRKGLRLTEERKKLVQLILSMKGHFSPEELLKHVKTKRLPISRATIYRILPVLVSAEIIQQSLLTEGQTRFEVTWNKDHHDHLICTYCNKVIEFQHNTIEIMQREIANRYGFILEHHVMELMGRCKDCRN, from the coding sequence ATGAAAGACCCGCTGGAAGAATTAGGCTCACATTTAAAGCGCAAAGGGCTTCGCCTTACTGAAGAAAGAAAGAAGCTTGTGCAACTGATTCTTTCTATGAAGGGCCATTTTAGCCCTGAAGAATTACTTAAGCATGTCAAAACCAAGCGATTGCCCATATCACGTGCTACAATTTATCGAATATTACCTGTACTTGTATCAGCTGAAATTATTCAACAGAGTTTACTCACCGAAGGGCAAACACGCTTTGAAGTGACATGGAACAAAGATCACCACGATCACTTAATCTGCACCTATTGCAATAAAGTCATCGAATTTCAACACAACACCATTGAGATTATGCAAAGAGAAATCGCCAATCGCTACGGCTTCATATTAGAGCATCATGTGATGGAGCTCATGGGTCGTTGTAAGGATTGTCGTAATTAA
- a CDS encoding cytochrome c/FTR1 family iron permease translates to MKTQNALLALVIFFSTSFLSAAENTPRTIVHLLDYLGRDYGGAVENGNIISQGEYNEQVEFVNVIVTAGNAIPEISSNKKINGDIQKLQKLIMAKGQATQVAALTNTIKNEVINITKLEVAPTQWPNLARGRELFAQNCVTCHGITGAGDGPAGVGLDPKPSNFLDNEHMSEISPFQAFNTIRLGVEGTGMAPFAHFTERDIWSLAFYVVSLRHEQSHGTKISTEEIHKTKNEVLSKITLAQAATSSDNQLRVNLSGSEEEKSVSVAQVRLNSGGDDAGSSLNLAKEHLDSALHDYKNGDHTSAKNKALLAYLEGVEPIEPRLKASDPAAIILLEEKMSAVRVAIESKKSLVELQLAVGSAKEQILVAETIISQKASSPTVTFLVASAIILREGFEAVLILIALLGVVRAAGSKKAAHWIHAGWITALLLGVVAWIFSGWVMGISGAQRELLEGGISILAVVILLYMGFWLHSRTEIGRWKEFISGRVNAMLEGGNLFGLAAISFIAVFREVFETVLFLRALWLEGGAGIKTAMFSGVAVSFVLLIILSWSLIKYSARLPIKKIFTYSSSLMAVLAVILVGKGVHAFQETGMISITSSPIKMRFDLFGFYPTIETTVAQICILTLTILLWMYGNRPSTKH, encoded by the coding sequence TTGAAAACACAAAATGCGCTTCTCGCACTAGTCATATTTTTTTCCACTTCATTTTTATCAGCAGCTGAAAATACGCCTCGTACTATCGTACATCTTCTGGATTATCTGGGACGTGATTACGGTGGTGCTGTTGAGAATGGAAACATCATCAGTCAAGGTGAGTATAACGAACAAGTAGAGTTTGTTAATGTAATTGTAACTGCGGGTAATGCCATACCAGAGATTAGTTCTAATAAAAAAATTAACGGTGATATTCAAAAACTCCAAAAACTCATTATGGCTAAAGGGCAAGCTACACAAGTTGCAGCCCTCACAAACACAATTAAAAACGAAGTTATTAATATAACAAAATTAGAAGTTGCACCTACACAGTGGCCCAATTTGGCCCGTGGGCGTGAACTCTTTGCGCAAAACTGCGTTACATGTCACGGCATCACTGGTGCGGGTGATGGCCCCGCAGGTGTTGGGCTTGATCCAAAACCTTCAAATTTTTTAGATAATGAACACATGTCTGAGATCTCCCCGTTTCAAGCATTTAATACAATTCGCTTGGGTGTTGAGGGTACGGGCATGGCGCCTTTTGCGCATTTCACTGAGCGTGATATCTGGTCTTTAGCATTTTATGTTGTTTCACTTCGTCATGAACAAAGTCATGGAACAAAAATCAGTACAGAAGAAATTCATAAAACAAAAAATGAAGTTTTAAGTAAGATTACTTTGGCCCAAGCAGCGACATCCTCTGATAATCAATTGCGCGTTAATCTTAGTGGTTCTGAAGAAGAAAAATCTGTAAGCGTTGCTCAAGTTAGGCTTAACTCTGGTGGTGATGATGCGGGAAGTTCTCTAAATCTTGCAAAAGAGCATCTTGATAGTGCGCTTCATGATTATAAAAATGGAGATCACACAAGTGCGAAAAATAAGGCATTGTTGGCATATCTTGAAGGTGTAGAACCAATCGAGCCAAGACTTAAAGCGAGTGACCCAGCTGCAATAATTTTATTAGAAGAAAAAATGTCTGCAGTGAGAGTTGCAATAGAATCAAAAAAATCATTGGTTGAACTTCAGTTGGCTGTAGGTTCTGCTAAAGAGCAAATTCTTGTTGCAGAAACTATTATTAGTCAAAAAGCCTCATCACCAACGGTCACATTCTTAGTCGCTTCAGCAATCATTCTGCGTGAAGGTTTTGAAGCTGTACTTATTCTCATAGCACTTCTAGGTGTGGTTCGAGCCGCTGGTTCTAAAAAAGCAGCCCACTGGATACATGCTGGCTGGATTACAGCATTACTTTTGGGTGTTGTTGCTTGGATATTCTCAGGTTGGGTCATGGGGATTAGTGGAGCGCAAAGAGAGTTGCTTGAAGGTGGTATTTCTATATTAGCCGTAGTTATTTTACTCTATATGGGGTTTTGGCTACATAGTCGTACCGAGATTGGCCGATGGAAAGAATTTATCAGCGGCCGTGTAAACGCAATGCTCGAGGGTGGTAATTTATTTGGCTTAGCCGCGATTTCTTTTATTGCTGTGTTTAGAGAAGTTTTTGAAACAGTATTGTTTTTACGCGCACTTTGGCTCGAAGGTGGAGCGGGAATAAAAACGGCCATGTTTTCAGGAGTTGCCGTATCTTTTGTTTTACTCATCATATTGTCATGGTCATTAATTAAATATTCAGCTCGTCTGCCAATTAAAAAGATATTTACTTATTCATCAAGTCTCATGGCTGTTTTAGCTGTTATATTGGTGGGCAAAGGTGTCCATGCCTTTCAAGAGACGGGGATGATATCTATTACATCTTCACCGATTAAAATGCGTTTTGATTTATTTGGTTTTTACCCAACGATTGAAACAACGGTTGCACAGATCTGTATTTTAACTCTGACGATATTACTATGGATGTACGGTAATCGACCCTCAACAAAACATTAA